One genomic region from Desulfuromonas sp. TF encodes:
- the mraZ gene encoding division/cell wall cluster transcriptional repressor MraZ, with protein sequence MNFQGEYNNSIDPKGRASIPAKFRDVLSTSFGDERLVVTKNLENGLTAYPLSSWNEIVERVHQSAPSPEKNAVIRLMIAPAAECTFDKQGRIQIPHALRTSAALEKEIVVVGLFEKIEIYSQLKYAEVTRKSEELLQTASQAVSELGF encoded by the coding sequence ATGAACTTCCAAGGTGAGTACAACAATTCAATTGATCCCAAAGGAAGGGCCAGCATCCCGGCGAAATTTCGGGATGTCCTGAGCACTTCCTTTGGCGATGAACGCCTTGTCGTCACTAAAAACCTGGAAAACGGGCTGACCGCCTACCCGCTGTCCAGCTGGAACGAGATCGTGGAGAGGGTGCACCAAAGCGCACCCAGCCCGGAAAAAAACGCCGTCATTCGTCTGATGATCGCCCCCGCTGCGGAATGTACTTTCGACAAGCAGGGAAGGATTCAGATTCCCCACGCCCTGCGTACCTCTGCCGCCCTGGAAAAAGAGATCGTAGTGGTGGGGCTGTTTGAAAAGATCGAGATCTACAGCCAGCTCAAATATGCCGAAGTCACCCGGAAATCCGAGGAACTCCTTCAGACCGCGTCCCAAGCTGTCTCCGAACTGGGATTCTGA
- the rsmH gene encoding 16S rRNA (cytosine(1402)-N(4))-methyltransferase RsmH, producing the protein MEKAEFIHRSVMPAEVMAFLAPIPGGLYLDGTVGAGGHARLILEVAAPDGLLIGLDRDPEALAKAAEVLTPFGSRAVLRHGNFSEAAEILAELGVDGLDGMLLDLGVSSYQLDAPERGFSFRVDAPLDMRMDPTTGMTAAEVLKDAGAEELARIFREYGEERYARRIARRIVDTRREHPLETTRQLADFVRETVPGGMIPSRIHPATRVFQALRIHVNGELEHVSRGVSRAIDLLKPEGRLVVISFHSLEDRIVKRIFQDEAAGCICPPRLPVCVCNKAPRVELLTRRVVRATEEEVEANPRARSAVLRAVRRCP; encoded by the coding sequence TTGGAAAAAGCGGAATTCATCCATAGATCCGTGATGCCCGCCGAGGTTATGGCATTTCTCGCCCCTATTCCCGGCGGCCTCTATCTGGACGGGACCGTCGGCGCCGGGGGGCATGCGCGTCTCATCCTCGAAGTTGCGGCCCCGGATGGCCTTCTGATCGGGCTGGACCGGGATCCGGAAGCCCTGGCGAAGGCCGCCGAGGTCCTGACCCCCTTCGGAAGCAGAGCCGTTCTGAGGCATGGAAATTTCTCCGAGGCCGCAGAAATCCTGGCTGAGCTCGGAGTGGACGGGCTGGATGGAATGCTTCTGGACCTGGGGGTTTCTTCATACCAGCTGGATGCGCCCGAACGGGGATTTTCCTTTCGCGTCGATGCACCGCTGGACATGCGGATGGACCCGACCACGGGAATGACGGCGGCGGAGGTGCTCAAGGATGCCGGGGCCGAGGAGTTGGCCCGGATCTTCAGGGAATACGGCGAGGAACGGTATGCCCGCCGGATTGCCCGGCGCATTGTGGATACTCGCCGTGAGCATCCCCTGGAAACCACCCGCCAACTGGCGGACTTCGTGAGGGAGACGGTCCCCGGCGGAATGATTCCCTCGCGGATTCATCCGGCCACCCGGGTCTTTCAGGCTCTAAGAATTCACGTCAATGGAGAGCTGGAGCATGTCTCCCGTGGCGTCTCCCGGGCAATCGATCTATTAAAGCCGGAAGGCAGGCTGGTGGTCATCAGTTTTCATTCCCTGGAGGATCGCATCGTCAAGCGGATTTTTCAGGATGAGGCTGCAGGGTGCATCTGTCCGCCGCGTCTTCCGGTCTGTGTCTGCAACAAGGCTCCGCGAGTCGAACTTCTGACCCGCAGGGTCGTCCGGGCGACGGAGGAAGAGGTGGAAGCCAATCCCCGGGCTCGCAGTGCTGTTCTTCGGGCTGTTCGCCGCTGCCCTTGA
- the ftsL gene encoding cell division protein FtsL has translation MSDTILRPIPKINGFSLQRPRLWFLFTFIALLLAVSLFFVWSRIQVVNLAYDISSLEGRMRGMQQETQRLRLEAASLRSLARIERFAVSELGLRLPAPDQVVIVD, from the coding sequence ATGTCCGATACTATTTTAAGACCCATTCCCAAGATTAACGGTTTCTCCCTCCAACGCCCCCGTTTATGGTTCCTGTTCACCTTTATCGCCCTCCTGCTGGCGGTCTCTCTCTTTTTCGTCTGGTCCCGCATTCAGGTGGTCAATCTGGCCTATGACATCTCCAGTCTTGAAGGGCGCATGCGCGGCATGCAGCAGGAAACTCAGCGTCTTCGACTGGAGGCGGCCAGCCTGCGAAGCCTGGCTCGTATAGAACGGTTTGCCGTAAGCGAATTGGGGCTGCGCCTGCCTGCTCCCGATCAGGTAGTTATCGTCGACTGA
- a CDS encoding penicillin-binding protein, whose product MDAQEKWVRFRIRLVGFCFIAAFALISVRAFQLQVLGQEEWQKRAERQHQKIIPLTPQRGTIFDRNGEELALSVEVDSIFAEPRKMSNSAAVAGPLAAALSLPRSAIEAKLNSNRGFVWVKRQVPPRESAKVRELNLPGINFVKEHRRYYPNSEVGAQVLGFTGLDPKGLEGLELRYDSVMLGQEGYLVTERDALGRGMGGGGPAIKGGSRGSDIHLTLDKNLQYIAEKELAAGVNEAKARAGTVVVMEPRTGKILAMASQPDYNPNAFYNYRPAQWRNRALCDTFEPGSTMKVFVLAAALNEKTIRPGEAIDCEKGTYAVGGKVIHDHHPYGNLTIAEVLKYSSNIGAAKVGKSLERERLYRYLTDFGFGNLSGLDLPGEVEGVLRKPSRWFEVDLAAISFGQGMTVTPIQLASATAAIANGGSLMAPYVVERVVDSFGETAESRKPRKVRQVVSPEVAHRMREMMAMTTEEGGTGTLAAVPGFRVAGKTGTAQKVDPVTGGYSVDKRISSFVGFVPAEDPRLVVLVIMDEPSGKTYGGLVAAPVFSRIADQALRYLRVAPTEPGTLNPLPLYVEKKTASSPKAVVAFQGQEPEQHEGAPRMPDCVGMSSRQVLQTMGRTGLNIKLKGNGRVVEQSPPAGRPIKFGAEVWVRLAPPA is encoded by the coding sequence ATGGATGCCCAGGAGAAATGGGTTCGCTTTCGCATCCGCCTTGTCGGATTCTGTTTCATCGCAGCGTTCGCCCTGATCTCGGTGCGGGCTTTCCAACTCCAGGTTCTCGGTCAGGAAGAGTGGCAGAAGCGGGCCGAACGCCAGCACCAGAAGATCATTCCTCTCACCCCTCAAAGGGGTACCATCTTCGATCGCAACGGCGAGGAACTTGCATTGAGCGTAGAGGTTGATTCCATCTTTGCGGAACCCCGAAAGATGTCGAACTCCGCGGCCGTGGCCGGGCCTCTGGCGGCGGCGCTTTCGCTGCCCCGTTCAGCAATCGAGGCCAAGCTGAATTCGAACCGGGGGTTTGTCTGGGTCAAGCGTCAGGTCCCGCCGAGGGAGAGCGCGAAAGTTCGAGAGCTGAACCTGCCGGGAATCAATTTTGTCAAGGAACATCGCCGGTATTATCCGAATTCGGAGGTCGGGGCCCAGGTTCTCGGCTTTACCGGCCTTGACCCCAAAGGGCTGGAGGGGCTGGAACTCAGGTACGACTCGGTGATGCTGGGCCAGGAAGGTTATCTTGTCACGGAGCGGGATGCGCTTGGGCGGGGGATGGGAGGTGGCGGTCCGGCGATCAAGGGTGGCAGCCGGGGAAGCGATATCCATCTGACCCTGGACAAGAATCTCCAGTATATCGCTGAGAAAGAATTGGCCGCCGGTGTGAACGAGGCGAAGGCGCGGGCAGGAACCGTCGTGGTGATGGAGCCCAGGACGGGTAAAATTCTGGCCATGGCCAGTCAGCCCGACTATAATCCGAACGCCTTTTATAATTACCGTCCCGCCCAGTGGCGCAATCGGGCTCTGTGCGACACCTTCGAGCCGGGTTCAACCATGAAGGTTTTCGTCCTGGCCGCCGCGCTGAACGAGAAAACAATTCGACCCGGCGAGGCGATAGACTGTGAAAAGGGGACGTACGCGGTTGGCGGAAAGGTCATTCACGACCACCACCCCTACGGCAATCTGACAATTGCTGAGGTCCTCAAGTACAGTTCCAACATCGGGGCAGCGAAAGTCGGAAAGTCCCTGGAGCGTGAGCGGCTCTATCGATATCTGACCGATTTTGGTTTCGGGAATCTGTCAGGCCTGGATTTGCCGGGTGAGGTTGAAGGAGTGCTTCGCAAGCCTTCCCGGTGGTTTGAAGTCGATCTTGCCGCCATCTCTTTCGGCCAGGGAATGACGGTCACTCCGATACAGCTCGCCAGTGCCACCGCGGCTATTGCGAACGGAGGCTCCCTTATGGCACCTTATGTGGTGGAGCGAGTCGTCGATAGTTTCGGCGAGACTGCCGAGAGTCGGAAACCCCGGAAGGTGCGCCAGGTCGTCTCCCCGGAAGTTGCCCATCGCATGCGCGAAATGATGGCTATGACCACTGAAGAAGGAGGAACCGGAACTCTTGCCGCCGTTCCGGGATTCAGAGTTGCGGGTAAAACCGGTACGGCCCAGAAGGTCGATCCCGTGACGGGAGGATATTCGGTGGACAAACGGATTTCTTCCTTCGTTGGTTTTGTTCCCGCCGAAGATCCTCGACTGGTTGTTCTCGTAATTATGGATGAACCGTCGGGCAAGACTTATGGAGGACTCGTGGCCGCCCCGGTCTTCTCGCGGATCGCCGACCAGGCCCTGCGTTATCTGAGGGTCGCGCCGACAGAACCCGGAACGCTAAATCCGCTCCCGCTGTACGTGGAGAAAAAAACCGCCTCTTCGCCCAAGGCGGTCGTCGCATTTCAGGGGCAGGAGCCGGAACAGCATGAAGGGGCTCCCCGCATGCCCGACTGCGTCGGCATGAGCAGCCGCCAGGTATTGCAGACGATGGGGCGTACCGGACTCAATATCAAGCTGAAGGGCAATGGTCGGGTGGTGGAGCAGTCGCCACCTGCCGGCAGACCCATAAAATTCGGCGCGGAGGTTTGGGTGAGGCTG